GAGGGCTTCACTTGGCAGGTCGAAGGTCAGACATACGGGTGGCATCGGGCAATCTCCCTGACCCGATGTGAGCACGTGTGCATCGCGCAGCTCCGCGGGTGGCTGCCGAACGACATCGGCGGCGTGCTCTGGTACGGCGCCGCTGCCGCCGGCACCACCTGCTTCGTACCGTTCTACGTGGGCCTCAACGAAGTCTCAGAAGTCATCAACACCAAGGCCGGCTCGCGCATGAAGTTCACACGCGAATCCTACTGGTGGGCAGCGGCGTCCGTCATGAACTACGCCGACCTGAAGTGGTCCTACATGATCAAGGACATCAACGCAATGCAGCAGAAGTACGAAGGCCGCGTGCTGCGCGGCCAGCCTGCGATCGATGCTGCGGCGACCGAACTTCTGCAGCCGCAACATCGTCGAAGTGCGCGACGCGTGGAGGGATCTCC
This portion of the Bacillota bacterium genome encodes:
- a CDS encoding C69 family dipeptidase, encoding EGFTWQVEGQTYGWHRAISLTRCEHVCIAQLRGWLPNDIGGVLWYGAAAAGTTCFVPFYVGLNEVSEVINTKAGSRMKFTRESYWWAAASVMNYADLKWSYMIKDINAMQQKYEGRVLRGQPAIDAAATELLQPQHRRSARRVEGSP